Genomic segment of Natronoarchaeum philippinense:
GACACCCTGATCTCGCCGGGGTTGTTTTCGGCGTAGGTGACGAACTCCTCGAGCGTGCCGTAGGGCGCGTCTTGGTGGACCGTCAGCGACGCCGGATCGAAGTTGTACTGCATCACGCCGGCGACATCGTCGGGACTGATGTCGGCGACTCCGAGATGGTCGATCGTGCAGATTTCGACCGTCAGGACCCCCACGGTGTGCCCGTCTGGCTCGGCGTTCGAAATGGCGTTGAACCCGACGCTCCCCGAGCCACCGGTCTGGTTGGTGACGAACGCCGAGGCGTCGAGTTCGTCCTGCACCATGTCGGCCAGCGCTCGCGCGGTGCGGTCGGTGCCGCCGCCTTCTGCCCACGGGCAGATCATTTCGATGTCCTGAGACGGGAACGACTCGGGATCGCCACCACCACCGCCGCCGTCGTCGGGCGTGAGCTGATCGGTGCAGCCGGCTAGTCCGACGAGAGCCCCCCCGCCGGCCGCCTGCAGAACTGTCCGTCTGTCGAACCGCTTGCGGTCAGTCATCTGTCTCCCCCATGACTAGCATCGTGGATTATAGCTATTAATTGTTATAGTGTTCCGAGCCGGGATGAACGCCGTCTGCACGAATCCGATGCCGAATTAACGCCGCACCACGTCGACGCGCACTCGCTCTCCGATCTCGAACGATCGGTCGGGACAGATCAGCTTCGCGCCGAACTCGTCGCGGGCGGCAAACAGCGCGATGCCGGTGATCGGCTCGCCGTTTGCCAGCACGGTTACGTCGTCCCAGTCGACGTGGCGATCCGCCGCGGCACCGACGAGCGAAGCTCGGCGAGCCCCGTCTCGCAGGCTCGACAGGACGCCGACGCGGTCGCCAGCCAGCGCCACGGCCCGTTCGCTCTCGGACGCCGCGGTCGATCCGGCGCCGGCAACGCTCAGCGCTGCTTCGGCGTCCGCCGACAGCAGCCCACCGCCCTCGTAGTGCGGGAAGCCGCCGTCGAGGGCGCCGAGCGGTCCGCCGTCGATACTTCTTGCCGCCATCCCGACGAATCGCTCTCCGGGCGCCGGGTGTGCTGGCTCGTCGAGGACGACGAACGTCTCGCCCCGGTCGACGACGCGGCCGGTGCCGTCCCACGCCAGCGGTTCGACGCCGACGGCCGGTTCGACGCGCAGGGAGCCGGCGGCGCGGTAGGGGTTCGCGTCAGGCGGCCGGAAGCCCAAGTGGATGTGGTTTGGCACCCACGGCGCGAAGAAGCCGGCCCGGACTAGTTCGCCGAGCGGATCCCCCACCGCGACGATATCGCCCGGTTCGACGGCGGGATCGACGTGGAGGAGTCTCGCGAGGCGGTCGCCGCAGTCGATCACGATCAGGTGGTCGTGCTCGGCGGCATAGGGCTTCGGCGGCGCCCGCACGGTTCGCGTGTCAACTACCTCGCCGGCGACGGGGCTCGGCGCCGTCGTTCGGTCGGCCTCGGGATACAGGTCGATTGCACAGCCCCGGTCGTGGGCGTCGAACGGCGAGTTGTACAGCGAGAACCGCCGGTAGCGCGCGAGCACCGACTCGGGAAGCGTGACGGCCATCGGACACGCTTAGGGGCCGGGGGTGCTTAGTCTCGGCCATGCGCGTGCTCCGCGGGCGCGCCGCGACGCCCGAGGCCGACCGCGATGCCACCGCCGAGTTGCTGGAACGGGCTGGCGAGACGGGCGAGCCGGCCCTGCGCGTCTGGCGACCGCACCGACAGATCGCGTTCGGGCGTCGTGACGCCACCGCCGAGGGGTACGACCTCGCGCGCTCGATCGCACGCGAGCACGGCTTCGAGCCGATCGAGCGAAGCGTCGGCGGCCGGGCGGTCGCCTACACCGGCACGACGCTGGCAGTCGCACACGCTCGCCCGATCGAGGACGTTCGGCAGGGTCTCGAAGAGCGCTACGGCGACGCCCTCGACCGGCTCGGCACCGCGCTGGGGCGCCTCGGCGTCGACGCCGAACCGGGCGAGCCGCCGAACTCTTTCTGTCCGGGCACCCACTCGCTGCAGGTCGCGGGGCGTAAGGTGGCTGGCGTCGCCCAGCGCGTCAAACAGAACGCCGCGCTCGTCGCCGCCGTCGTCGTGGTCGACGGTCGGAAGGAGATCGCAGACGTACTCGACCCGATCTACGACGCGCTGGACGTGCCGTTCGATCCCGACACCGTGGGGAGCGTGGCGGGCGCCGGCGGGCCGGCCGATCCCGAGCGGGTCGCCCGGACGATCGAGGACGCTATCGCCGGGGACCGCGCGACGACGGTCGAATATCTCTCGGAGTCGCACTTCCGAGACGTTTAGGGGCTCGCCCCGACGAGAGCGAGTATGCTCATCGCCAACGCCACGCTGCCGGACGGCCGCGAGCGCGACGTCCGGATCGCCGACGGGCAGATCGACGCCGTCGAGCCCTCGCTCTCGGGCGAACCGGACATCGACGCCGCGGGCAAGCGCCTGTTCCCCGGCGCGCTCGACGTGCACGTCCACTTCCGACAGCCGGGCTACTCGCACAAGGAGACGTGGGAGACGGGGTCGAAAAGCGCCGCCGCGGGCGGCGTGACGACGGTCGTCGACCAACCAAACACCGATCCGGCGACGGTCGACGGCGCCGGCTTCGACGAGAAGGCCGACCTCGCGGCGGCGTCGTACGTCGATTACGGCATCAACGGCGGCGTTACGGCCGACTGGGATCCCGAGGAGTTGTTCGATCGGCCGCTGTTCGCGCTCGGCGAGGTGTTTCTCGCGGACTCGACCGGCGACATGGGGATCGACGCCGACCTGTTCGCCGACGCCGTTGCGCGATGCGCAACCAGCAATCGGAACGCGAAGCGTTCCGATGACGCCGCCGCGCGGGCGGCCGAGCACGACGTGACCATCACCGTCCACGCCGAGGACGCCGACCTGTTCGACTCGTCGGTGGAGGGTGTCGACGCCGGCGGCGCGGGCCGGGACGCCGACGCCGATCTCTGGAGCGCGTTCCGGGCCGCCGAAGCCGAGGAGGCCGCGGTCGAGCGCGCCGTCGAGGTCGGCACCGGACAGGGGACGGCCGTTCACATCGCCCACACCAGCACCCCCGAGGGGATCGACGCGGCCAGCGCCGGCGGCGCAACCTGCGAGGTGACGCCCCATCACCTCTTTCTCTCTCGTGAGGACGCCGACGAACTCGGAACGTACGGCCGGATGAATCCGCCGCTGCGATCCGAAGAGCGCCGCGAGGCGGTCTTCGAGCGCGTCCGGGACGGAACGGTCGATATGATCGCCACCGACCACGCGCCCCACACCCGCGAGGAGAAGGATGTCGGGCTCTGGGACGCGCCCAGCGGCGTCCCCGGCGTCGAGACGATGCTCCCACTCTTGCTTGAGGAGGCCCGGCAGGGGACGCTTTCCTACGAGCGCGTCCGGGACCTCATCGCCGCCAATCCCGCCGACGTGTTCGACCTGCCGAACAAGGGTCGGATCGAGGAAGGCCGGGACGCCGATCTCGTGCTGTTCGATCCCGAGGACGCCCGCGAGATCCGCGGCGAGGACCTCCACTCGAAGTGCGAGTGGACGCCGTTCGAGGGCCGACAGGGCGTGTTCCCCGAGTTGACGCTCGTGCGCGGCGAGGTCGTCTACCGCGACGGCGAGTTCGGCGATGCCGTCGGCCGGAACGTCCGGGAGCGATAGCTCGCGCGGACGCCGCGGCGTCGGTCGGTAATCGCTCTATAACTAACCCGGCCCGGGCGGACGCTCACGGTGATGGTCGCCCACCTGCCGGAGACGCTCTGGCGCAGCGCGACGCACTACGTTCGGAAGCGCCGCGACACGCCGACCGGCCCCTCGTCATCGGAGCTGTTCGAGTCGATTCTCTCGGAGTACGACGAAGAAACCGTGTTCGTCCACGCCGGGCTGAGCGACGTTCGCGCGGCCTTCGGCGGCGATCCCTACGAGTTCCTGCTCGACCGCCTCGACGCCGAATTCGAATCGATCCTGACGCCGGGCTTCACCCAGTCGTTCCGCGAGACGGGCTACTTTCACCGCGCCGAGACCGAGCCGGCCGTGGGTGCGTTTTCGAGCCTGCTGTTCGAGGACGCCGACTACCGCACCCGCGATCCGCTCCACTCCATTCTCGTTCGAGGCGAGTACCGCTTCGAGGATCGGACCCACCGCGACACGTTCGCGCCGGCGGGCTGTTTCGGCAAGCTCAATGACGACGGCGTGCGCATCCTCAACGTCGGGACGCCGTGGCTCGTCTCGACCCAGCTCCACTACGTCGAGCGCGTGCTGGACGTGCCCTACACTCGGACGATGGAGGTCGAAGGCACCGTCGAGTACGCCGACGGCGACCGCGAGGAGATCGTCCAGCGAAACTACAGCAAGAACAAGTACGTCTACTACTGGAATCGGCTGGGCATCCAACGCGACCTGATGACCGAGGGCGTCCTCGACGTGTACGACCTCAACGGCCTGTCGGTGCTCTCGGTCCGGGCCGACGACCTGCTTGACACGCTGGAACCGAAGATCGAGGCCGATCCGTACTATCTGGTGCGCTGATCCGGCGCCGAGCCGATCGGCTCAGTCGTCGGCGGTCAGGTCGTGCCCGCACTCGGGACACTCGGCGTGGTCGTGGCGCAACTCGGCGCTCGACTCCCGAACGTCTCGCATCACCGCCGAGATCCGGTCTTCGGCGTCGAGTTCCTCCTCGACCGTGAGATCGACGCCCTCGACCTCCAGCAGGAACTTTGCGACCTCGGTGGCTTCATACATCACGTCGTCGAGCTCCTCGGCGGTGAAGAAATCACACATCGCGCCGTAGAGGAAGGTCGCGCCGGCCTTTCGGACCTTCTCCTCGAACGACGCTCGGGCCTGATTGACCGCTTGGGGCGTGTACGTGTCGGTCATGAAGGGCACGAGATCGGGCAGGTTCTCGCCGATCTTGGTCATCTCGACGCCGGTCTCGGTCCGGAAGTCGGCACACAATCGGGCGATCGCCCACTCGCGGGCCGTCACGTACGTTCGATCCCGGAGGAACTCGTTGACCCGCTCGTACTGCGCGCCGTCCATCTTCTTGAAACGGGCGTACTTCTGCACGTCCGGCGGCACGTCGGGGCTGTCGTCCGCGCTGGACGCCGCCTCGGGGTCGGGCACGGAGGGCTGGGCCGCAGTGGCGTCGTCGTCTGACGACGCAGCGGCGTCCGTCTGGGTGTCGACCTCGGTCGAATTCTCGTCGTCTGTCGACGCCTCGGGGTCCGCGGCGTCGTCTCGCTCGTCGGCGCGGTCGGCAGAAAGATCGTCCTCGGCGCCGGGCGTCGGCGACTCGTCAGTCATGTCGAGACGTTGCTGTGGCCGCCTCAAAAGCGTTGTCGTGGGGGCATCAGAGTCGTTCGCGGCGTCGCCTCGCTCCGAGCAATCAGCACAACTGTTTTGATGGGGGCACGAAAATCTCCACCCGATGAAGGTACTGCTCGGGATCGGAGGGAGCGACGAGTCCCAGCGCGCCCTCGACGAGACGGTGGCGCGCGCCGCCGAGACCGACGACGAACTGACGATCGCCATCTTCGAGAAGCCCGGCGCGGAGCGCGACCCCGACGAGACCGAGACCACCGCACGCGAGCGACTGGACGAGGCGGGCGTCGACGCGACGATCCGGCACGTCGATGGCGATCCGGGGAGCCGACTGGTACAGATCGCCGAGGCCGAGGAGTTCGACCAGCTCGTCATCGGCGGCGGCGAAGTGAGTCCGATGGGGAAGATCCAGCTCGGATCGGTCACCGAATTCGTGCTGTTGAACGCGCAGGTCACGGTCAAGCTGGTACGATGAGTGACGACCGCATCTACCCCGACGAGCCGGCGGGCGACTTCCCCGAGCCGCCGCTGTCCTTCGAGGACCGCGAAGGTCGATCCATCGACATCGAGCCCTACGAGCCCGGCGACGAGGAGGCGCTCGTCGAGATGTACGTCGAGTTCGACCCGGCCGACCGCGCGCAGGGGATCCCGCCCTCGACCGAGGAGCGGGTCCGCGACTGGCTGGAGCTGATCGTCGACGAGGGCCACAACGTCGTCGCGTGGCACGGCGACGCCATCGCCGGGCACGCGACGCTCGTGCCCGACGGCGGCGAGGCGTACGAACTCGCCATCTTCGTCACCCAAGAGTACCAGCGCGCGGGGATCGGCGGCCGGCTGATCCGCGCGCTGCTTGGCTACGGTGCGAGTCAGGATGTCGATCGCGTCTGGCTCACCGTCGAGCGGTGGAACCGGGCCGCCGTCGCGCTGTACGAGGATGTCGGGTTCGAGCGTAGCGGCACCGAGAGCTTCGAGCTAGAAATGTCGCTCCAGCTACACTGACAGCACGGGCTGGCTGGCGTACAACAGCGTGTATTCTGCGGCTTTTTCGAGCACGTCCGGCTCGTCGTCGGCGTTTGGCTCTCTCGGGATCACCAGAAAGTCGGCGCTGACCTCGTCGGCCACGTCGAGAATGACGCTGCCGGGGTGCTGGGTCTTCCGGCGCGTCGAGAAGCCAAACGCGATCGTCGTGTCGGCCGGCACGTCGGCGTCGGCGGCCATGTCGGCGACCGACTCCAGATACGCCCGGTTGTCCTCGGCCACGTCGTCCTCGTCGATCTCGCCGCTTTCGAGGCCGCGAACCACGTCCTCGCCCACGACGTACACGGCCGACAGCGCGGCGTCGTACCGGTCGGCGACGGCGACGGCGTACTCGACGGCTTGCATCGACTCGTCGCTGCCGTCGACGGGGACGAGCACGCGCTCGACCGAGAGCGCGTCGGCGTCGCCAGCCGTCTGTTCCGTATTCATGGGTAGACGTGTGGCGTCGCGGTCTAAAAACTCTCCCCTCCCGCCCGGCGCTCGCCGGGCGTTCGACGCTCGCGGTGCGGCACCGGCGTCCGGCGGCGCCGCGCCCGGGACGAGGTCCGAGGTTTAATGCCGGCCGCGGCGAAACCTCCTGCTATGATCGACACCGTCGTCGTCGCCACGGACGGGTCGGCGAGCGTCCGGCGCGCGGTCGACGTCGCGCTCGACCTCGCGGACCGGTTCGACGCCGAGGTACACGCCCTGTACGTGATCGACGAGAGCGAGGTCGAGGCCTCGCCCGAAGAACTACGACAGGACCTCCACGGCGCGCTCGAAGAGAGCGGGCAGGAAGCGCTGGACGGCGTCCGCGAGCGGACCGACCGTGAGGTTGTCACCGAAGTACGCGAAGGGCGACCGGCCGACGAGATCTCGGCCTACGCCCGCGAGATCGACGCCGATGTCGTCGCCACCGGCACGCGCGGACGCCACGGCGAACACCGCTTCCTGCTCGGTAGCGTCGCCGAGCGCGTCGTTCGATCGTGTCCGGTGCCGGTGCTGTCGGTGCGCCAGTTGGCCTGATCCGATCGACGCGACGGCGTCCCGACGCCGCGGCGCGGGCAACCGGCGGCTTCTTGCGTTCGCGGGCCCCACCGGCCCACATGGACGACGATCTTATCGACGACGAGGAGCTGGCCCCGCCGCGTAAGTCCGTGCTGCCCGGCGAGGGATTTTTCGTTCCCGATTCCTTCGAGGAGGATCTCGAAGAGCAAGAGGCAGCCGAGGAACTGGAGGGTGCGAGCGTCGCGGTCGTCGCCGACCCCGACGCCGACGGACTGGCCTGCGTCGCCCTGCTCCGGGAAGTGTACGGCGAGGCCGCGCTCGTGCCCGCTGGCCCCCACGATCTTGAGGAGGGCATGGAGTACGTCGCCGAGTACGGCGCCGACGACATCCGGGCGTTCGTCTGTGACCTCTGTCCTGACAAGTTCGAGTACGTCGAGGACGAACTCGCCGCCTTGACCGAGCGCGCCGGCGAGGTGCGCTGGTTCGACCACCACCAGTGGGACGACGACGTCGCCGCCGCTGTGCGGGACGCCGGCGTCGAACTGGTCGTCGGCGACTCCGACGAAGTCTGCACCGCCGACGTTGCGCTGCGCGAACTGGACTACGAGTTCCCCGAGCACTTCGAGGCCCTCGCCGCCGTCACCCGCGACCACGACCTCTGGATCCGCGAGGACGCCCGCAGCGACGACCTCGCCGACTACTCCTATTGGTCCGACCCCGAGGAGTACGTCGAGACGGTGCTCGAACACGGCGCCGACCTTCCCGAGGACGTGCTCGACTTCCTCGAAGAACAACGCGTCGAGAAGGAGGATCTGATCGAGCGGGCGGTCGCCCGCGCCGAGTACGAGGAGATCGGCCCGTGGACCGTCGGCGTCACCTACGGCCGCTGCTCGCAAAACGAGGTCGCAGAAGCGATGCGCGAGGCCGGCGCCGACGCCTCGGTGATCGTCAAACCGGCGGGATCGGCGTCGATCCGGGGCACCGACGAGTTCGAGCGCTGCCACGAAGTCGCCGGGCAGGTCAACGGCGGCGGCCACCCGAAGGCGGCGGGCTGCAAGCCCGACATCTACGACGACATGCTCGACTACGCCAACCACTGGACCTCTCGGGGCGCCACGACCAAGCAGGTGATCCTCGACGCCTTCGAGACCGTCGTTCCGGACGACTACGACGACGAAGACGCCGAAGACGCCGACGAAAAGGAGAACTAAACGCCGCTCAACGCTCGCCGGCGATCCACTTGTGGGAGTAGGCGGTGCCGCACTCGCATTGGGCGTACGCGTGGATCACGTCGCCCTCGCCGTAGAGCCCGCCGACCTCCTCGTTTTGTTCTTCCGCGAACGCGAACACGAACCGCGTAGCGTGGTCTTCGCCCTCCGGACAAGCCCCGCCAGTCAGGTCCTCGCTAATCTCGCCGTCGGTACCCATCGCCTGTTTGGCGAATCCCATCGCGTCCATCCCCGTTGCGGCCTGAAACGCGCTGCGGCCCTTCTCGCCCTCGACGACGATCAGCGTCCCGTCGTCGACCCGCTCGCCGTAGGAATCGAGCGTCGAGGGGTCGTCGACGGCGGCGTCCGCGAGGTAGATAGCCACGTCCTCGGGTCGCTGTCCGGCCAGAAACTCCGCGCGTGCGTCGGTCATACCACCCGTTTCGTCCCGATGGGGAAAAACGGTGCGACAGCGACTCGGCGTCGTGACGACGCCGAACGCTCACGAGGCGAGCAACACGGAGGTCGCTCGCTGTGTTGTTCGCGCAAAATGTAGCGTCCGGACGGAGTCCCGGATTCGGAACGAATCCGGGGCTCATCTGATCGTTCCGATCAGATGGTGTCTCACGCGAGCGAAGCGAGCGGGGGCACGTCCGGTCGTGACTGAACGACTGAAAGGAGTGAAGGAACGTCCGGACGGAGATTTGAACTCGCTCGTTCCCGTTCGCTCGCCCCGCTCGCTCACCTCCCACTCGCTGCTCAAATCTCCTCGCGGCCGCATAAGCGCTCA
This window contains:
- a CDS encoding tripartite tricarboxylate transporter substrate binding protein; the protein is MTDRKRFDRRTVLQAAGGGALVGLAGCTDQLTPDDGGGGGGDPESFPSQDIEMICPWAEGGGTDRTARALADMVQDELDASAFVTNQTGGSGSVGFNAISNAEPDGHTVGVLTVEICTIDHLGVADISPDDVAGVMQYNFDPASLTVHQDAPYGTLEEFVTYAENNPGEIRVSNSGQGAIWHLSAAGFAREAGIELDHIGYDGAAPATEAVLSGEVEATTSSAAEVAPQVQDGPLEMLAFFGEERHPLFPDVPTLQESGYDFSMGAWRAIGVPTGVDEAIVGQLHDSYRSVYESNEFQQFMQDNGFGMVYRDTQEFEQFMDSEYERFGQLISELGLGG
- a CDS encoding lipoate--protein ligase family protein, with product MRVLRGRAATPEADRDATAELLERAGETGEPALRVWRPHRQIAFGRRDATAEGYDLARSIAREHGFEPIERSVGGRAVAYTGTTLAVAHARPIEDVRQGLEERYGDALDRLGTALGRLGVDAEPGEPPNSFCPGTHSLQVAGRKVAGVAQRVKQNAALVAAVVVVDGRKEIADVLDPIYDALDVPFDPDTVGSVAGAGGPADPERVARTIEDAIAGDRATTVEYLSESHFRDV
- a CDS encoding dihydroorotase, whose translation is MLIANATLPDGRERDVRIADGQIDAVEPSLSGEPDIDAAGKRLFPGALDVHVHFRQPGYSHKETWETGSKSAAAGGVTTVVDQPNTDPATVDGAGFDEKADLAAASYVDYGINGGVTADWDPEELFDRPLFALGEVFLADSTGDMGIDADLFADAVARCATSNRNAKRSDDAAARAAEHDVTITVHAEDADLFDSSVEGVDAGGAGRDADADLWSAFRAAEAEEAAVERAVEVGTGQGTAVHIAHTSTPEGIDAASAGGATCEVTPHHLFLSREDADELGTYGRMNPPLRSEERREAVFERVRDGTVDMIATDHAPHTREEKDVGLWDAPSGVPGVETMLPLLLEEARQGTLSYERVRDLIAANPADVFDLPNKGRIEEGRDADLVLFDPEDAREIRGEDLHSKCEWTPFEGRQGVFPELTLVRGEVVYRDGEFGDAVGRNVRER
- a CDS encoding AAC(3) family N-acetyltransferase; the encoded protein is MVAHLPETLWRSATHYVRKRRDTPTGPSSSELFESILSEYDEETVFVHAGLSDVRAAFGGDPYEFLLDRLDAEFESILTPGFTQSFRETGYFHRAETEPAVGAFSSLLFEDADYRTRDPLHSILVRGEYRFEDRTHRDTFAPAGCFGKLNDDGVRILNVGTPWLVSTQLHYVERVLDVPYTRTMEVEGTVEYADGDREEIVQRNYSKNKYVYYWNRLGIQRDLMTEGVLDVYDLNGLSVLSVRADDLLDTLEPKIEADPYYLVR
- a CDS encoding DUF5806 family protein; this encodes MTDESPTPGAEDDLSADRADERDDAADPEASTDDENSTEVDTQTDAAASSDDDATAAQPSVPDPEAASSADDSPDVPPDVQKYARFKKMDGAQYERVNEFLRDRTYVTAREWAIARLCADFRTETGVEMTKIGENLPDLVPFMTDTYTPQAVNQARASFEEKVRKAGATFLYGAMCDFFTAEELDDVMYEATEVAKFLLEVEGVDLTVEEELDAEDRISAVMRDVRESSAELRHDHAECPECGHDLTADD
- a CDS encoding universal stress protein: MKVLLGIGGSDESQRALDETVARAAETDDELTIAIFEKPGAERDPDETETTARERLDEAGVDATIRHVDGDPGSRLVQIAEAEEFDQLVIGGGEVSPMGKIQLGSVTEFVLLNAQVTVKLVR
- a CDS encoding GNAT family N-acetyltransferase, whose amino-acid sequence is MSDDRIYPDEPAGDFPEPPLSFEDREGRSIDIEPYEPGDEEALVEMYVEFDPADRAQGIPPSTEERVRDWLELIVDEGHNVVAWHGDAIAGHATLVPDGGEAYELAIFVTQEYQRAGIGGRLIRALLGYGASQDVDRVWLTVERWNRAAVALYEDVGFERSGTESFELEMSLQLH
- a CDS encoding universal stress protein, which gives rise to MNTEQTAGDADALSVERVLVPVDGSDESMQAVEYAVAVADRYDAALSAVYVVGEDVVRGLESGEIDEDDVAEDNRAYLESVADMAADADVPADTTIAFGFSTRRKTQHPGSVILDVADEVSADFLVIPREPNADDEPDVLEKAAEYTLLYASQPVLSV
- a CDS encoding universal stress protein, producing the protein MIDTVVVATDGSASVRRAVDVALDLADRFDAEVHALYVIDESEVEASPEELRQDLHGALEESGQEALDGVRERTDREVVTEVREGRPADEISAYAREIDADVVATGTRGRHGEHRFLLGSVAERVVRSCPVPVLSVRQLA
- a CDS encoding DHH family phosphoesterase translates to MDDDLIDDEELAPPRKSVLPGEGFFVPDSFEEDLEEQEAAEELEGASVAVVADPDADGLACVALLREVYGEAALVPAGPHDLEEGMEYVAEYGADDIRAFVCDLCPDKFEYVEDELAALTERAGEVRWFDHHQWDDDVAAAVRDAGVELVVGDSDEVCTADVALRELDYEFPEHFEALAAVTRDHDLWIREDARSDDLADYSYWSDPEEYVETVLEHGADLPEDVLDFLEEQRVEKEDLIERAVARAEYEEIGPWTVGVTYGRCSQNEVAEAMREAGADASVIVKPAGSASIRGTDEFERCHEVAGQVNGGGHPKAAGCKPDIYDDMLDYANHWTSRGATTKQVILDAFETVVPDDYDDEDAEDADEKEN
- a CDS encoding DUF5807 family protein translates to MTDARAEFLAGQRPEDVAIYLADAAVDDPSTLDSYGERVDDGTLIVVEGEKGRSAFQAATGMDAMGFAKQAMGTDGEISEDLTGGACPEGEDHATRFVFAFAEEQNEEVGGLYGEGDVIHAYAQCECGTAYSHKWIAGER